CAGAACTTGAAGCTCCTCGCCTCCGAACGCAGTGTCGGCCGTGAATATGAATTCAAGGGCGAAAAGCTCAAGGTTGAACTGACTTGCAAGGACGCATTCAAGAATGTTGACCTCGTGCTCTCTTCTGCAGGCGCAAGCGTTTCCAAGGAATTTGCTCCGATTGCTGTTGACGCAGGTGCCGTCGTCGTCGACAACACGAGCTTCTTCCGCATGGACCCGAACGTTCCGCTCGTTGTCCCGGAAGTGAACCCGGAAGACATCAAGCTCCACAAGGGCATCATCGCTAACCCGAACTGCACGACCATCATGATGGTTGTCGCCCTCAAGCCGATCAACGACTTGAGCAAGATCAAGACCATTCACGTTTCCTCTTACCAGAGCGCAAGCGGTGCCGGTGCAACAGGCATGGCCGAACTCAAGCAGCAGTATCAAGAAATCGTCGAAGGCAAGCCGGTCACCGTGAAGAAGTTCGCACACCAGCTCGCATACAACCTCATTCCGCACATCGACGTGTTCACCGACAACGGCTACACGAAGGAAGAAATGAAGATGTTCAACGAAACGCAGAAGATCATGCACAGCGACGTTCGCTGCGCAGCAACCTGCGTCCGCGTTTCTGCACTCCGCTGCCACTCCGAAGCCATCAGCTTCGAAACGGAACGCGCACTCTCTGTTGAAGAAGTCCGCAACGCCATCAAGAACGGCGAAGGCCTCCAGCTCTGTGACGATCCGGCAAACAACGTCTACCCGATGCCGCTCAACCTCATGGGCACGGACGACATCTACGTTGGCCGTATCCGCAAGGACCTCGCATGCGACAATGGCATGAACATCTGGATTGTCGGCGACCAGATCCGCAAGGGTGCTGCTCTCAACGCCGTCCAGATTGCAGAACGCCTCTAATCACGTTGCGCTCCGGCCAAAAGCCGCGAAACGCATTTAAAAAAGAGTCTAGCCTTTGCTAGACTCTTTTTTTGCATTATCATCAAAAGCAATGTGAAAACAACCTCAGAAGGCGAGAGTTGCAGCCATGCTTGCATGGATATAACCGAGCCAAAGAGGTTGGGGCTTGCCCCATCCAGTTATTTCTAAACAAACAAATAACGCCTCCCGAATGGGAGGCGTTATTAACATTTTTTGTTTTAGATTATTCGTTTACAACAACCGGATTGCCGTATTCAACACCCACACCCCAGAAAGAGCAAACATGCTTTGTGGAGTGGAGCTTGCCGAACTGATCGTAGTCCTTGATTTCGGCGTTGTTCCAGTGGATTTCATAGACGTTATCGATGCGACGACCTTCTTTGATACCGGTAACCTGCTGGAGGAACTTGACTTCGGAGCAAGTTTCTTCATCGGTTCTGTAGTTATAGAACACCGGGGTAACGCTCTTGATTGCCAAGTGGACAACGCGGATGTTGCCGTTCGGATCCTTCTTGGGGCTCTGTTCGTATGTTGTGACTGTTTTCGGTCCGGAGCATCCCACGATTGCGATGGCGATTAATCCAAGGACGAATGCCTTTAACTTGTTCATTTTATCTCCTGTTGTTAAAAAATGTGTTTAAAAAAGCCAGTAGTTGTAGGTTAGCGCAAACGAAGTTTTATACAAAGTTTCTTCCGAAATGTTCACCTTGAGGCCAACTTCGTGACTCTGTCCGAGAACTACTGATGCACCGAGTGTAAAACCGGCAGAAACTTCGGTTGGAAACCAGCTATCAAATCCTTCGTAGTCAGTATGGTCCAATTCGAAAACTTCGAGGGATAGCTGTGTTCCGACTTCAATGTTTATCATATCCATAATTTGATATCCAA
The DNA window shown above is from Fibrobacter sp. UWB16 and carries:
- a CDS encoding aspartate-semialdehyde dehydrogenase — encoded protein: MIRNVAIMGATGAVGQELLKILEQRNFPLQNLKLLASERSVGREYEFKGEKLKVELTCKDAFKNVDLVLSSAGASVSKEFAPIAVDAGAVVVDNTSFFRMDPNVPLVVPEVNPEDIKLHKGIIANPNCTTIMMVVALKPINDLSKIKTIHVSSYQSASGAGATGMAELKQQYQEIVEGKPVTVKKFAHQLAYNLIPHIDVFTDNGYTKEEMKMFNETQKIMHSDVRCAATCVRVSALRCHSEAISFETERALSVEEVRNAIKNGEGLQLCDDPANNVYPMPLNLMGTDDIYVGRIRKDLACDNGMNIWIVGDQIRKGAALNAVQIAERL